A genomic stretch from Neomonachus schauinslandi chromosome 16, ASM220157v2, whole genome shotgun sequence includes:
- the SALL1 gene encoding sal-like protein 1, with protein MSRRKQAKPQHFQSDPEVASLPRRDGDAEKGQPNRTTKSKDAHVCGRCCAEFFELSDLLLHKKNCTKNQLVLIVNESPASPPETFSPTPPPEHPDEQMNDPVHKTDQADCSDLSEHRGRHREESMEVEAPRANKGGGGAPGGGGGGGGGPPPPGCSGGPSTGTSAITTSLPQLGDLTTLGNFSVINSNVIIENLQSTKVAVAQFSQEARCSGASGGKLAVPALMEQLLALQQQQIHQLQLIEQIRHQILLLASQSADLPTSSSPSQGTLRTSANPLSTLSSHLSQQLAAAAGLAQSLASQSASISGVKQLPPIQLPQSSSGHTIVPPNSGSSPNINILAAAVTTPASEKVASSAGAAHASHPAASAASSPAFAISSLLSPASNPLLPQPAPANSVFPSPLPNIGTTAEDLNSLSALAQQRKSKPPNVTAFEAKSTSDEAFFKHKCRFCAKVFGSDSALQIHLRSHTGERPFKCNICGNRFSTKGNLKVHFQRHKEKYPHIQMNPYPVPEHLDNIPTSTGIPYGMSIPPEKPVTNWLDTKPVLPTLTTSVGLPLPPTLPSLTPFIKTEEPAPIPISHSATSPPGSVTSDSGAPEPATRNLGGLADEAEGSAGPPSGGKSEESGVAPGSAPAASGGTLSSPAPDGGSGSAAAFTNPLLPLMSEQFKAKFPFGGLLDSAQASETSKLQQLVENIDKKAADPNECIICHRVLSCQSALKMHYRTHTGERPFKCKICGRAFTTKGNLKTHYSVHRAMPPLRVQHSCPICQKKFTNAVVLQQHIRMHMGGQIPNTPVPDSYPESMESDTGSFDEKNFDELDTFSDENMEDCPEGSIPDTPKSADASQDSLSSSPLPLEMSSIAALENQMKMINAGLAEQLQASLKSVENGSVEGDVLTNDSSSVGGDMESQSAGSPAISESTSSMQALSPPSSTQELHKSPSVEEKPQRAAPSEFANGLSPTPVNGGALDLTSSHAEKIIKEDSLGILFPFRDRGKFKNTACDICGKTFACQSALDIHYRSHTKERPFICTVCNRGFSTKGNLKQHMLTHQMRDLPSQLFEPSSNLGPNQTSAVIPANSLSSLIKTEVNGFVHVTPQDSKDTSTSHVPSGPLSSSATSPVLLPALPRRTPKQHYCNTCGKTFSSSSALQIHERTHTGEKPFACTICGRAFTTKGNLKVHMGTHMWNSTPARRGRRLSVDGPMTFLGGNPVKFPEMFQKDLAARSGSGDPSGFWNQYAAALSNGLAMKANEISVIQNGGIPPIAGSLGSGSSSPISGLTGNLEKLQNSEPSAPLAGLQKMASSENGTNFRFTRFVEDSKEIVTS; from the exons GAGACGCAGAGAAAGGTCAACCCAATCGCACCACAAAGAGCAAGGATGCCCACGTCTGTGGCCGGTGCTGCGCTGAGTTCTTTGAATTATCAGATCTTCTGCTCCACAAGAAGAACTGTACTAAAAATCAATTAGTTTTAATCGTCAATGAAAGCCCAGCCAGCCCACCCGAAACCTTCTCTCCCACCCCGCCTCCCGAGCATCccgatgaacaaatgaatgaccCCGTTCACAAAACAGATCAGGCCGACTGCAGCGACCTTTCGGAACACCGCGGCCGCCACAGGGAGGAGTCCATGGAGGTGGAGGCCCCGAGGGCTAACAAAGGTGGCGGTGGCGCtccggggggcggcgggggcggcgggggcggtcCCCCGCCGCCAGGCTGCAGCGGCGGCCCCTCCACAGGTACCTCAGCGATCACAACCTCTCTACCTCAACTCGGGGACCTGACGACACTGGGCAACTTCTCGGTGATCAACAGCAACGTCATCATCGAGAACCTGCAGAGCACCAAGGTGGCCGTGGCCCAGTTCTCCCAGGAAGCGAGGTGCAGCGGGGCCTCTGGGGGCAAGCTGGCCGTCCCCGCCCTCATGGAGCAGCTCCTGGCCCTGCAGCAGCAGCAGATCCACCAGCTGCAGCTCATCGAACAGATCCGTCACCAAATCCTGCTGTTGGCTTCTCAGAGCGCAGACTTGCCAACATCTTCGAGTCCTTCTCAAGGTACTTTACGGACATCTGCCAACCCCTTGTCCACACTCAGCTCCCATTTATCTCAGCAGCTGGCTGCAGCAGCTGGATTAGCACAGAGCCTCGCCAGCCAATCTGCCAGCATCAGCGGTGTGAAACAGCTCCCCCCCATCCAGCTACCTCAGAGCAGCTCTGGCCACACCATCGTTCCCCCCAACAGCGGCTCTTCCCCCAACATTAACATTCTGGCGGCAGCGGTTACCACCCCGGCCTCGGAAAAAGTGGCTTCGAGCGCTGGCGCTGCGCACGCCAGCCACCCGGCAGCCTCGGCAGCATCCTCACCAGCTTTTGCAATAAGCAGTTTATTGAGTCCTGCATCTAATCCACTTCTACCTCAGCCGGCCCCCGCTAACTCGGTTTTCCCCAGCCCTTTGCCCAACATCGGAACAACTGCGGAGGATTTAAACTCCTTGTCTGCCTTGGCCCAGCAAAGAAAAAGCAAGCCACCAAATGTCACCGCCTTCGAAGCGAAAAGCACGTCAGACGAGGCGTTCTTCAAACACAAGTGCAGGTTCTGCGCGAAGGTCTTCGGGAGCGACAGTGCCTTGCAGATCCACCTGCGCTCCCACACCGGAGAGAGGCCCTTCAAGTGCAACATCTGCGGGAACAGGTTCTCCACCAAGGGGAACCTCAAAGTCCACTTTCAGCGCCACAAAGAGAAATACCCTCATATCCAGATGAACCCCTATCCCGTGCCTGAGCATCTGGACAATATCCCCACGAGTACTGGCATCCCGTACGGCATGTCCATTCCTCCGGAAAAGCCGGTCACCAACTGGCTAGACACCAAACCAGTCCTGCCCACTCTGACCACTTCAGTCGGCCTGCCGTTGCCCCCGACCCTCCCGAGCCTCACGCCCTTCATCAAGACCGAAGAGCCAGCCCCGATCCCCATCAGCCATTCCGCCACCAGCCCCCCAGGCTCCGTCACAAGCGACTCCGGGGCCCCTGAGCCAGCCACGAGAAACCTGGGTGGGCTCGCGGACGAAGCCGAAGGGTCCGCCGGGCCGCCCTCTGGTGGCAAAAGCGAAGAGAGCGGCGTGGCCCCCGGCTCGGCCCCGGCGGCCAGTGGCGGCACTCTGAGCTCCCCGGCGCCCGACGGCGGCTCGGGCAGTGCCGCGGCTTTCACCAACCCCTTGCTGCCACTCATGTCCGAGCAGTTCAAGGCGAAGTTTCCTTTTGGGGGACTCTTGGACTCGGCCCAAGCATCGGAGACCTCCAAGCTTCAGCAGCTGGTAGAGAACATTGACAAGAAAGCCGCCGACCCCAATGAGTGTATCATCTGCCACCGGGTCCTCAGTTGCCAGAGCGCCTTGAAGATGCACTACCGGACGCACACTGGGGAGAGGCCCTTCAAGTGTAAGATCTGCGGCCGGGCCTTCACCACGAAAGGGAACCTTAAGACCCATTACAGTGTCCATCGGGCTATGCCCCCGCTCCGCGTCCAGCATTCCTGCCCCATCTGCCAGAAGAAGTTCACCAACGCTGTGGTCCTGCAGCAGCACATTCGAATGCATATGGGCGGTCAGATCCCCAACACCCCGGTCCCTGACAGCTACCCCGAGTCCATGGAGTCGGACACGGGCTCCTTTGACGAGAAGAATTTCGACGAGCTGGACACCTTCTCCGATGAAAACATGGAGGACTGTCCCGAGGGCAGCATCCCCGACACGCCCAAGTCCGCGGATGCGTCCCAAGACAGCTTATCTTCTTCGCCTTTGCCCCTGGAGATGTCAAGCATCGCTGCTTTGGAAAATCAGATGAAGATGATCAATGCGGGCCTCGCAGAACAGCTGCAGGCCAGCCTGAAGTCTGTGGAGAATGGGTCCGTCGAGGGGGACGTCCTGACCAACGACTCGTCCTCGGTGGGTGGTGATATGGAGAGCCAAAGTGCTGGCAGCCCAGCCATCTCAGAGTCTACCTCTTCTATGCAGGCTCTGTCCCCACCCAGCAGCACCCAGGAGCTCCACAAGTCCCCCAGCGTGGAGGAGAAGCCCCAGAGAGCAGCACCCAGCGAGTTCGCCAACGGTCTGTCTCCCACCCCCGTCAACGGTGGGGCTTTGGATCTGACGTCCAGCCACGCAGAGAAGATCATCAAGGAAGATTCTTTGGGGATCCTCTTCCCTTTCAGAGACCggggtaaatttaaaaatactgcttgCGACATTTGTGGCAAAACCTTTGCTTGTCAGAGTGCCTTGGACATTCACTACAGAAGTCATACCAAAGAGAGACCATTTATTTGCACAGTTTGCAATCGCGGCTTTTCCACAAAGGGTAATCTGAAGCAGCACATGTTGACACATCAGATGCGGGACCTTCCATCACAGCTCTTTGAGCCCAGTTCCAACCTCGGCCCCAATCAGACCTCGGCGGTGATCCCCGCCAACTCATTGTCATCTCTCATCAAAACAGAGGTCAACGGCTTCGTACATGTCACTCCTCAGGACAGCAAGGACACCTCCACCAGTCACGtcccctctgggcctctgtcCTCCTCTGCCACGTCCCCAGTCCTGCTCCCAGCGCTGCCCAGGAGGACCCCCAAGCAGCACTACTGCAACACGTGTGGTAAAACCTTCTCCTCGTCGAGCGCCCTGCAGATCCATGAGCgaactcacactggagagaaaccctttGCTTGCACTATTTGTGGGAGAGCTTTCACAACAAAAGGCAATCTGAAG GTACACATGGGCACTCACATGTGGAATAGCACCCCTGCGCGGCGGGGCCGGCGGCTCTCCGTGGACGGCCCCATGACATTTCTAGGAGGCAATCCTGTCAAGTTCCCAGAAATGTTCCAGAAGGATTTGGCGGCAAGGTCAGGAAGCGGGGATCCTTCGGGGTTCTGGAATCAGTATGCAGCGGCGCTCTCCAACGGGCTGGCCATGAAGGCCAATGAGATCTCCGTCATTCAGAACGGGGGCATCCCTCCAATTGCTGGAAGCCTGGGCAGCGGGAGCAGCTCACCTATTAGCGGGCTGACGGGAAATCTGGAGAAGCTCCAGAACTCCGAGCCCAGCGCCCCCCTGGCCGGGCTGCAGAAAATGGCCAGCAGCGAGAACGGAACCAACTTCCGGTTCACCCGCTTCGTGGAGGACAGCAAAGAGATTGTCACAAGTTAA